In a single window of the Solea senegalensis isolate Sse05_10M linkage group LG1, IFAPA_SoseM_1, whole genome shotgun sequence genome:
- the LOC122767732 gene encoding activated CDC42 kinase 1-like isoform X4, producing MLQNCEQDRRKFFFPLLGLELWVWIQGMRALLRIPSETRNVKLGGLWLRQREFRMRRFDKLKKSFPFLAHFHVYRKLGSSMQCEEGTEWLLELLMEVQLQQYFLRIRDDLNVTRLSHFDYVKNEDLEKIGMGRPGQRRLWEAVKRRKAMCKRKSWMSKVFSGKRPDGGDFPQQGQPASSFRKLSPTPPLGLGEGVLATQPGGGAPLDGQQQALTCLIPEKDLTLFEKLGDGSFGVVKRGEWLTPAGKVLNVAVKCLKTDVLSQPDALEDFICEVNAMHSLDHQNLIRLYGVVLTHPMKMVTELAPLGSLLDRLRCVHPQGPVLIHTLCQYAVQVSCGMAYLEQRRFIHRDLAARNILLASVQRVKIGDFGLMRALPNNDEHYVMQEHRKVPFAWCAPESLKTRTFSHATDTWMFGVTLWEMFTHGQEPWVGLNGSQILHKIDKECERLPKPEDCPQDIYNVMLQCWAQKPDDRPTFLALREFLLETMPTDMCALQDFNEPDKLMIQVNDIITIIEGRAENYWWRGQNKRTLKVGQFPRNVVTSVAGLSAHDISRPLKNSFIHTGHGDTNPHRCWGFPDKIDELYLGNPMDPPDVLGLDLSAFQPTQLPGRTKKPCYDPVNEDEDLSAAGLKRLSLRKTGSVKSLKIKPSAWVSGSKQGISRTTISGHNPNSEVSLIDFGEEFSPSTPSPSPVVETQIPSLAKLALDAENIMDRTPPQSPSRSLPRPLHPTPIVDWDARPLPPPPAYDDVAQDEDDMEVSSINSSEQQHEEEHNDVQTSDETKDAFSCEQKVQIAAFVSRASDRPGLEDNLFLPSKQSQGLSTSFSQSIEIFQELQQECMRRLNVPAAVAARSSSPSQTWASSPQTPQTQEGDQQIVLSSNEDKPQIPPRVPIPPRPIKRGDYTSARWSRDLSLSPTPADNTEDISASDQNRPPQIPPRDPLSQSGSRTPSPMGLLVGSPQQRVYSVSPTAMQVPPISCPPQHTYGSYLSTSPGKFMPTTHSFASDPKYAAPKVIQSQGKDSTSKGPCILPIVRDGRKVSNTHYYLLPERPPYLDRYDRFFREAESLPVSVLEERHVRQANTATVRPMVVNSPTVQGHAQGQGFVQPGELKANFSSNNNSSLGGPRSGMRTSLSLPRVCSDGLTAPVVTASCTRTDGGGNSADKVKMVEQLFCLGLRSRLECLKLLEMCDWNLEVASTQMLDNYGSTRQRR from the exons ATGTTGCAGAACTGTGAACAGGATCGTAGGAagtttttcttccccctcttGGGTTTGGAGCTGTGGGTCTGGATCCAAGGAATGCGTGCTCTTCTTAGAATTCCCTCAGAGACTAGGAACGTCAAACTGGGAGGACTCTGGCTCCG ACAAAGGGAATTCAGGATGCGACGCTTCGACAAGCTGAAGAAGTCATTCCCCTTCCTGGCACACTTTCATGTATACCGA AAACTGGGCAGTAGCATGCAGTGTGAAGAAGGCACAGAAtggctgctggagctgctgatgGAGGTGCAGTTGCAGCAGTACTTCCTGAGGATCAGAGACGATCTTAATGTCACACGGCTGTCCCACTTTGACTATGTCAAGAACGAAGACTTGGAGAAGATTGGCATGGGTCGACCTG GGCAGAGACGATTGTGGGAAGCTGTGAAAAGGAGGAAAGCCATGTGCAAGCGCAAATCCTGGATGAGCAAG GTGTTTAGTGGGAAGCGCCCAGACGGAGGAGACTTCCCTCAGCAGGGCCAGCCAGCCTCCTCCTTTCGAAAGCTGTCTCCCACGCCTCCCCTGGGCCTGGGAGAGGGAGTCCTGGCCACACAGCCCGGTGGTGGTGCTCCCCTTGATGGGCAGCAGCAGGCTCTGACTTGTCTCATCCCTGAGAAGGACTTGACGTTGTTTGAGAAGCTTGGGGACGGATCTTTTGGTGTCGTGAAGAGAGGAGAGTGGCTGACACCTGCAGGGAAGGTG CTGAATGTAGCTGTGAAGTGTCTGAAGACGGATGTGCTCAGCCAGCCTGACGCTCTGGAAGACTTCATCTGTGAGGTCAATGCCATGCACTCCCTGGATCACCAGAACCTCATTCGCCTCTACGGTGTGGTGCTCACACACCCAATGAAGATG GTGACGGAGCTGGCCCCCCTGGGTTCTCTGCTGGACCGGTTGCGATGTGTTCATCCACAGGGTCCAGTGTTGATCCACACTCTGTGTCAGTATGCTGTACAGGTATCGTGTGGCATGGCCTACCTGGAACAGAGGCGCTTCATCCACAGGGACCTGGCAGCCAG GAACATCTTATTGGCGTCAGTTCAGAGAGTGAAGATCGGTGACTTTGGGCTGATGAGGGCGCTGCCAAACAACGACGAACACTATGTCATGCAAGAGCATCGCAAAGTTCCTTTTGCATG GTGTGCCCCAGAGAGTCTGAAGACACGAACGTTCTCCCATGCTACAGATACATGGATGTTTGGAGTCACTCTCTGGGAGATGTTCACACATGGTCAGGAGCCTTGGGTGGGTCTAAATGGAAGCCAG ATTCTGCACAAGATTGATAAAGAATGTGAACGCCTCCCTAAGCCAGAGGACTGTCCGCAGGATATATATAATGTCATGTTGCAGTGTTGGGCTCAGAAACCAGATGACAGACCTACTTTTCTCGCCCTCAGAGAGTTCCTGCTTGAG ACCATGCCCACGGACATGTGTGCCCTTCAGGACTTTAATGAGCCTGACAAATTAATGATCCAGgtcaatgacatcatcaccatcattgaGGGAAG GGCTGAGAACTACTGGTGGCGAGGTCAAAACAAGCGTACTCTTAAGGTCGGACAGTTCCCCAGAAATGTGGTGACATCAGTAGCAGGTTTGTCAGCTCACGATATCAGCCGGCCACTCAAGAACAGCTTCATCCACACGGGACACGGCGATACCAACCCTCATCGCTGCTGGGGCTTCCCTGATAAGATTGATGA GTTGTACCTCGGGAATCCCATGGATCCTCCTGATGTTCTGGGTTTAGATCTCAGTGCTTTTCAACCCACACAGCTACCAGGACGAACTAAAA agCCGTGCTACGATCCAGTCAATGAGGATGAGGATCTTAGCGCTGCAGGATTAAAGAGATTATCACTTCGGAAGACTGGTTCagtaaaaagtttaaaaataaaaccctcTGCATGGGTTTCGGGTTCCAAACAAGGGATTAGCCGGACTACAATCTCAGGCCACAACCCCAACAGCGAAGTGTCCCTTATTGACTTTGGGGAGGAGTTCTCTCCATCCACACCCTCCCCCTCCCCCGTGGTTGAAACTCAGATCCCCTCCTTGGCAAAATTGGCTTTGGATGCAGAAAACATCATGGACCGGACTCCTCCTCAGAGCCCCTCTAGATCATTGCCCCGCCCCCTTCATCCCACACCAATAGTGGACTGGGATGCACGACCACTACCCCCGCCTCCGGCCTACGATGATGTAGCCCAAGACGAGGACGATATGGAG GTGAGCTCCATTAACAGCTCAGAGCAACAGCATGAAGAGGAGCACAATGATGTCCAGACCTCAGATGAGACCAAAGATGCTTTCTCCTGTGAACAGAAGGTGCAGATAGCAGCTTTTGTCTCCCGAGCTTCTGACAGACCAGGCCTGGAGGACAACCTCTTTCTACCCAGCAAGCAGAGCCAGGGTCTGTCGACATCCTTCTCCCAGTCCATAGAAATCTTCCAAGAACTCCAGCAGGAGTGCATGAGGAGGCTCAACGTGCCGGCGGCAGTCGCTGCTCGGTCAAGCTCCCCGTCCCAGACCTGGGCTTCATCTCCCCAAACTCCTCAGACCCAGGAGGGAGACCAGCAGATTGTCCTCTCCTCCAATGAGGACAAACCCCAAATACCTCCACGCGTTCCTATCCCCCCTCGCCCGATAAAAAGGGGCGACTACACATCTGCCCGCTGGTCAAGggatctctctctgtccccgACACCAGCAGACAATACAGAGGACATTTCAGCTTCAGATCAGAACCGGCCACCTCAGATCCCTCCTAGGGACCCTTTGTCCCAGTCGGGCTCCAGGACTCCTAGTCCCATGGGCCTGTTAGTGGGTTCCCCCCAGCAGAGAGTTTACTCTGTCAGTCCCACTGCCATGCAGGTTCCTCCTATATCCTGCCCTCCCCAACACACCTATGGCTCCTAcctctccacctctccaggTAAATTCATGCCTACCACACACAGCTTTGCCTCAGATCCAAAATATGCTGCGCCCAAAGTGATCCAGTCACAGGGGAAGGACTCCACCAGTAAAGGCCCGTGCATTCTTCCCATTGTACGCGATGGACGTAAAGTTAGTAACACCCACTATTACCTCCTGCCGGAGAGGCCGCCATACCTTGACCGATACGACCGCTTTTTCAGGGAGGCAGAGAGTCTTCCTGTCAGTGTTCTGGAAGAGAGACATGTACGGCAAGCTAACACTGCCACTGTCAGACCCATGGTGGTCAACAGTCCGACCGTCCAGGGACATGCCCAGGGACAGGGTTTCGTTCAGCCGGGTGAGCTGAAAGCTAATTTCTCGTCCAACAATAACAGCAGTCTGGGTGGACCACGGTCAGGGATGAGGACATCACTTAGCCTCCCTCGCGTCTGTTCAGACGGGTTGACAGCACCAGTGGTCACTGCCTCCTGTACCaggacagatggaggaggaaacTCAGCTGACAAGGTCAAAATG GTGGAGCAGTTGTTCTGTTTGGGTCTGAGGAGCAGGCTGGAGTGTCTAAAGCTGCTGGAGATGTGTGACTGGAACCTGGAGGTGGCCAGCACTCAGATGTTAGATAACTATGGATCCACAAGGCAGAG
- the LOC122767732 gene encoding activated CDC42 kinase 1-like isoform X2 codes for MMGETAEYQRLQETLEPDYQCLPSDDEEKLGSSMQCEEGTEWLLELLMEVQLQQYFLRIRDDLNVTRLSHFDYVKNEDLEKIGMGRPGQRRLWEAVKRRKAMCKRKSWMSKVFSGKRPDGGDFPQQGQPASSFRKLSPTPPLGLGEGVLATQPGGGAPLDGQQQALTCLIPEKDLTLFEKLGDGSFGVVKRGEWLTPAGKVLNVAVKCLKTDVLSQPDALEDFICEVNAMHSLDHQNLIRLYGVVLTHPMKMVTELAPLGSLLDRLRCVHPQGPVLIHTLCQYAVQVSCGMAYLEQRRFIHRDLAARNILLASVQRVKIGDFGLMRALPNNDEHYVMQEHRKVPFAWCAPESLKTRTFSHATDTWMFGVTLWEMFTHGQEPWVGLNGSQILHKIDKECERLPKPEDCPQDIYNVMLQCWAQKPDDRPTFLALREFLLETMPTDMCALQDFNEPDKLMIQVNDIITIIEGRAENYWWRGQNKRTLKVGQFPRNVVTSVAGLSAHDISRPLKNSFIHTGHGDTNPHRCWGFPDKIDELYLGNPMDPPDVLGLDLSAFQPTQLPGRTKKDPPPRPPQPAVLIKKPCYDPVNEDEDLSAAGLKRLSLRKTGSVKSLKIKPSAWVSGSKQGISRTTISGHNPNSEVSLIDFGEEFSPSTPSPSPVVETQIPSLAKLALDAENIMDRTPPQSPSRSLPRPLHPTPIVDWDARPLPPPPAYDDVAQDEDDMEVSSINSSEQQHEEEHNDVQTSDETKDAFSCEQKVQIAAFVSRASDRPGLEDNLFLPSKQSQGLSTSFSQSIEIFQELQQECMRRLNVPAAVAARSSSPSQTWASSPQTPQTQEGDQQIVLSSNEDKPQIPPRVPIPPRPIKRGDYTSARWSRDLSLSPTPADNTEDISASDQNRPPQIPPRDPLSQSGSRTPSPMGLLVGSPQQRVYSVSPTAMQVPPISCPPQHTYGSYLSTSPGKFMPTTHSFASDPKYAAPKVIQSQGKDSTSKGPCILPIVRDGRKVSNTHYYLLPERPPYLDRYDRFFREAESLPVSVLEERHVRQANTATVRPMVVNSPTVQGHAQGQGFVQPGELKANFSSNNNSSLGGPRSGMRTSLSLPRVCSDGLTAPVVTASCTRTDGGGNSADKVKMVQEAVHGVTMEECQAALQKHNWNIQKAVHYLKVEQLFCLGLRSRLECLKLLEMCDWNLEVASTQMLDNYGSTRQRR; via the exons AAACTGGGCAGTAGCATGCAGTGTGAAGAAGGCACAGAAtggctgctggagctgctgatgGAGGTGCAGTTGCAGCAGTACTTCCTGAGGATCAGAGACGATCTTAATGTCACACGGCTGTCCCACTTTGACTATGTCAAGAACGAAGACTTGGAGAAGATTGGCATGGGTCGACCTG GGCAGAGACGATTGTGGGAAGCTGTGAAAAGGAGGAAAGCCATGTGCAAGCGCAAATCCTGGATGAGCAAG GTGTTTAGTGGGAAGCGCCCAGACGGAGGAGACTTCCCTCAGCAGGGCCAGCCAGCCTCCTCCTTTCGAAAGCTGTCTCCCACGCCTCCCCTGGGCCTGGGAGAGGGAGTCCTGGCCACACAGCCCGGTGGTGGTGCTCCCCTTGATGGGCAGCAGCAGGCTCTGACTTGTCTCATCCCTGAGAAGGACTTGACGTTGTTTGAGAAGCTTGGGGACGGATCTTTTGGTGTCGTGAAGAGAGGAGAGTGGCTGACACCTGCAGGGAAGGTG CTGAATGTAGCTGTGAAGTGTCTGAAGACGGATGTGCTCAGCCAGCCTGACGCTCTGGAAGACTTCATCTGTGAGGTCAATGCCATGCACTCCCTGGATCACCAGAACCTCATTCGCCTCTACGGTGTGGTGCTCACACACCCAATGAAGATG GTGACGGAGCTGGCCCCCCTGGGTTCTCTGCTGGACCGGTTGCGATGTGTTCATCCACAGGGTCCAGTGTTGATCCACACTCTGTGTCAGTATGCTGTACAGGTATCGTGTGGCATGGCCTACCTGGAACAGAGGCGCTTCATCCACAGGGACCTGGCAGCCAG GAACATCTTATTGGCGTCAGTTCAGAGAGTGAAGATCGGTGACTTTGGGCTGATGAGGGCGCTGCCAAACAACGACGAACACTATGTCATGCAAGAGCATCGCAAAGTTCCTTTTGCATG GTGTGCCCCAGAGAGTCTGAAGACACGAACGTTCTCCCATGCTACAGATACATGGATGTTTGGAGTCACTCTCTGGGAGATGTTCACACATGGTCAGGAGCCTTGGGTGGGTCTAAATGGAAGCCAG ATTCTGCACAAGATTGATAAAGAATGTGAACGCCTCCCTAAGCCAGAGGACTGTCCGCAGGATATATATAATGTCATGTTGCAGTGTTGGGCTCAGAAACCAGATGACAGACCTACTTTTCTCGCCCTCAGAGAGTTCCTGCTTGAG ACCATGCCCACGGACATGTGTGCCCTTCAGGACTTTAATGAGCCTGACAAATTAATGATCCAGgtcaatgacatcatcaccatcattgaGGGAAG GGCTGAGAACTACTGGTGGCGAGGTCAAAACAAGCGTACTCTTAAGGTCGGACAGTTCCCCAGAAATGTGGTGACATCAGTAGCAGGTTTGTCAGCTCACGATATCAGCCGGCCACTCAAGAACAGCTTCATCCACACGGGACACGGCGATACCAACCCTCATCGCTGCTGGGGCTTCCCTGATAAGATTGATGA GTTGTACCTCGGGAATCCCATGGATCCTCCTGATGTTCTGGGTTTAGATCTCAGTGCTTTTCAACCCACACAGCTACCAGGACGAACTAAAA aGGATCCTCCTCCCCGCCCTCCTCAGCCAGCAGTGTTAATCAAGA agCCGTGCTACGATCCAGTCAATGAGGATGAGGATCTTAGCGCTGCAGGATTAAAGAGATTATCACTTCGGAAGACTGGTTCagtaaaaagtttaaaaataaaaccctcTGCATGGGTTTCGGGTTCCAAACAAGGGATTAGCCGGACTACAATCTCAGGCCACAACCCCAACAGCGAAGTGTCCCTTATTGACTTTGGGGAGGAGTTCTCTCCATCCACACCCTCCCCCTCCCCCGTGGTTGAAACTCAGATCCCCTCCTTGGCAAAATTGGCTTTGGATGCAGAAAACATCATGGACCGGACTCCTCCTCAGAGCCCCTCTAGATCATTGCCCCGCCCCCTTCATCCCACACCAATAGTGGACTGGGATGCACGACCACTACCCCCGCCTCCGGCCTACGATGATGTAGCCCAAGACGAGGACGATATGGAG GTGAGCTCCATTAACAGCTCAGAGCAACAGCATGAAGAGGAGCACAATGATGTCCAGACCTCAGATGAGACCAAAGATGCTTTCTCCTGTGAACAGAAGGTGCAGATAGCAGCTTTTGTCTCCCGAGCTTCTGACAGACCAGGCCTGGAGGACAACCTCTTTCTACCCAGCAAGCAGAGCCAGGGTCTGTCGACATCCTTCTCCCAGTCCATAGAAATCTTCCAAGAACTCCAGCAGGAGTGCATGAGGAGGCTCAACGTGCCGGCGGCAGTCGCTGCTCGGTCAAGCTCCCCGTCCCAGACCTGGGCTTCATCTCCCCAAACTCCTCAGACCCAGGAGGGAGACCAGCAGATTGTCCTCTCCTCCAATGAGGACAAACCCCAAATACCTCCACGCGTTCCTATCCCCCCTCGCCCGATAAAAAGGGGCGACTACACATCTGCCCGCTGGTCAAGggatctctctctgtccccgACACCAGCAGACAATACAGAGGACATTTCAGCTTCAGATCAGAACCGGCCACCTCAGATCCCTCCTAGGGACCCTTTGTCCCAGTCGGGCTCCAGGACTCCTAGTCCCATGGGCCTGTTAGTGGGTTCCCCCCAGCAGAGAGTTTACTCTGTCAGTCCCACTGCCATGCAGGTTCCTCCTATATCCTGCCCTCCCCAACACACCTATGGCTCCTAcctctccacctctccaggTAAATTCATGCCTACCACACACAGCTTTGCCTCAGATCCAAAATATGCTGCGCCCAAAGTGATCCAGTCACAGGGGAAGGACTCCACCAGTAAAGGCCCGTGCATTCTTCCCATTGTACGCGATGGACGTAAAGTTAGTAACACCCACTATTACCTCCTGCCGGAGAGGCCGCCATACCTTGACCGATACGACCGCTTTTTCAGGGAGGCAGAGAGTCTTCCTGTCAGTGTTCTGGAAGAGAGACATGTACGGCAAGCTAACACTGCCACTGTCAGACCCATGGTGGTCAACAGTCCGACCGTCCAGGGACATGCCCAGGGACAGGGTTTCGTTCAGCCGGGTGAGCTGAAAGCTAATTTCTCGTCCAACAATAACAGCAGTCTGGGTGGACCACGGTCAGGGATGAGGACATCACTTAGCCTCCCTCGCGTCTGTTCAGACGGGTTGACAGCACCAGTGGTCACTGCCTCCTGTACCaggacagatggaggaggaaacTCAGCTGACAAGGTCAAAATG GTGCAGGAGGCAGTTCACGGTGTGACGATGGAGGAGTGCCAAGCTGCCCTCCAGAAGCACAACTGGAACATCCAGAAAGCTGTGCATTACCTGAAG GTGGAGCAGTTGTTCTGTTTGGGTCTGAGGAGCAGGCTGGAGTGTCTAAAGCTGCTGGAGATGTGTGACTGGAACCTGGAGGTGGCCAGCACTCAGATGTTAGATAACTATGGATCCACAAGGCAGAG
- the LOC122767732 gene encoding activated CDC42 kinase 1-like isoform X1, producing MLQNCEQDRRKFFFPLLGLELWVWIQGMRALLRIPSETRNVKLGGLWLRQREFRMRRFDKLKKSFPFLAHFHVYRKLGSSMQCEEGTEWLLELLMEVQLQQYFLRIRDDLNVTRLSHFDYVKNEDLEKIGMGRPGQRRLWEAVKRRKAMCKRKSWMSKVFSGKRPDGGDFPQQGQPASSFRKLSPTPPLGLGEGVLATQPGGGAPLDGQQQALTCLIPEKDLTLFEKLGDGSFGVVKRGEWLTPAGKVLNVAVKCLKTDVLSQPDALEDFICEVNAMHSLDHQNLIRLYGVVLTHPMKMVTELAPLGSLLDRLRCVHPQGPVLIHTLCQYAVQVSCGMAYLEQRRFIHRDLAARNILLASVQRVKIGDFGLMRALPNNDEHYVMQEHRKVPFAWCAPESLKTRTFSHATDTWMFGVTLWEMFTHGQEPWVGLNGSQILHKIDKECERLPKPEDCPQDIYNVMLQCWAQKPDDRPTFLALREFLLETMPTDMCALQDFNEPDKLMIQVNDIITIIEGRAENYWWRGQNKRTLKVGQFPRNVVTSVAGLSAHDISRPLKNSFIHTGHGDTNPHRCWGFPDKIDELYLGNPMDPPDVLGLDLSAFQPTQLPGRTKKPCYDPVNEDEDLSAAGLKRLSLRKTGSVKSLKIKPSAWVSGSKQGISRTTISGHNPNSEVSLIDFGEEFSPSTPSPSPVVETQIPSLAKLALDAENIMDRTPPQSPSRSLPRPLHPTPIVDWDARPLPPPPAYDDVAQDEDDMEVSSINSSEQQHEEEHNDVQTSDETKDAFSCEQKVQIAAFVSRASDRPGLEDNLFLPSKQSQGLSTSFSQSIEIFQELQQECMRRLNVPAAVAARSSSPSQTWASSPQTPQTQEGDQQIVLSSNEDKPQIPPRVPIPPRPIKRGDYTSARWSRDLSLSPTPADNTEDISASDQNRPPQIPPRDPLSQSGSRTPSPMGLLVGSPQQRVYSVSPTAMQVPPISCPPQHTYGSYLSTSPGKFMPTTHSFASDPKYAAPKVIQSQGKDSTSKGPCILPIVRDGRKVSNTHYYLLPERPPYLDRYDRFFREAESLPVSVLEERHVRQANTATVRPMVVNSPTVQGHAQGQGFVQPGELKANFSSNNNSSLGGPRSGMRTSLSLPRVCSDGLTAPVVTASCTRTDGGGNSADKVKMVQEAVHGVTMEECQAALQKHNWNIQKAVHYLKVEQLFCLGLRSRLECLKLLEMCDWNLEVASTQMLDNYGSTRQRR from the exons ATGTTGCAGAACTGTGAACAGGATCGTAGGAagtttttcttccccctcttGGGTTTGGAGCTGTGGGTCTGGATCCAAGGAATGCGTGCTCTTCTTAGAATTCCCTCAGAGACTAGGAACGTCAAACTGGGAGGACTCTGGCTCCG ACAAAGGGAATTCAGGATGCGACGCTTCGACAAGCTGAAGAAGTCATTCCCCTTCCTGGCACACTTTCATGTATACCGA AAACTGGGCAGTAGCATGCAGTGTGAAGAAGGCACAGAAtggctgctggagctgctgatgGAGGTGCAGTTGCAGCAGTACTTCCTGAGGATCAGAGACGATCTTAATGTCACACGGCTGTCCCACTTTGACTATGTCAAGAACGAAGACTTGGAGAAGATTGGCATGGGTCGACCTG GGCAGAGACGATTGTGGGAAGCTGTGAAAAGGAGGAAAGCCATGTGCAAGCGCAAATCCTGGATGAGCAAG GTGTTTAGTGGGAAGCGCCCAGACGGAGGAGACTTCCCTCAGCAGGGCCAGCCAGCCTCCTCCTTTCGAAAGCTGTCTCCCACGCCTCCCCTGGGCCTGGGAGAGGGAGTCCTGGCCACACAGCCCGGTGGTGGTGCTCCCCTTGATGGGCAGCAGCAGGCTCTGACTTGTCTCATCCCTGAGAAGGACTTGACGTTGTTTGAGAAGCTTGGGGACGGATCTTTTGGTGTCGTGAAGAGAGGAGAGTGGCTGACACCTGCAGGGAAGGTG CTGAATGTAGCTGTGAAGTGTCTGAAGACGGATGTGCTCAGCCAGCCTGACGCTCTGGAAGACTTCATCTGTGAGGTCAATGCCATGCACTCCCTGGATCACCAGAACCTCATTCGCCTCTACGGTGTGGTGCTCACACACCCAATGAAGATG GTGACGGAGCTGGCCCCCCTGGGTTCTCTGCTGGACCGGTTGCGATGTGTTCATCCACAGGGTCCAGTGTTGATCCACACTCTGTGTCAGTATGCTGTACAGGTATCGTGTGGCATGGCCTACCTGGAACAGAGGCGCTTCATCCACAGGGACCTGGCAGCCAG GAACATCTTATTGGCGTCAGTTCAGAGAGTGAAGATCGGTGACTTTGGGCTGATGAGGGCGCTGCCAAACAACGACGAACACTATGTCATGCAAGAGCATCGCAAAGTTCCTTTTGCATG GTGTGCCCCAGAGAGTCTGAAGACACGAACGTTCTCCCATGCTACAGATACATGGATGTTTGGAGTCACTCTCTGGGAGATGTTCACACATGGTCAGGAGCCTTGGGTGGGTCTAAATGGAAGCCAG ATTCTGCACAAGATTGATAAAGAATGTGAACGCCTCCCTAAGCCAGAGGACTGTCCGCAGGATATATATAATGTCATGTTGCAGTGTTGGGCTCAGAAACCAGATGACAGACCTACTTTTCTCGCCCTCAGAGAGTTCCTGCTTGAG ACCATGCCCACGGACATGTGTGCCCTTCAGGACTTTAATGAGCCTGACAAATTAATGATCCAGgtcaatgacatcatcaccatcattgaGGGAAG GGCTGAGAACTACTGGTGGCGAGGTCAAAACAAGCGTACTCTTAAGGTCGGACAGTTCCCCAGAAATGTGGTGACATCAGTAGCAGGTTTGTCAGCTCACGATATCAGCCGGCCACTCAAGAACAGCTTCATCCACACGGGACACGGCGATACCAACCCTCATCGCTGCTGGGGCTTCCCTGATAAGATTGATGA GTTGTACCTCGGGAATCCCATGGATCCTCCTGATGTTCTGGGTTTAGATCTCAGTGCTTTTCAACCCACACAGCTACCAGGACGAACTAAAA agCCGTGCTACGATCCAGTCAATGAGGATGAGGATCTTAGCGCTGCAGGATTAAAGAGATTATCACTTCGGAAGACTGGTTCagtaaaaagtttaaaaataaaaccctcTGCATGGGTTTCGGGTTCCAAACAAGGGATTAGCCGGACTACAATCTCAGGCCACAACCCCAACAGCGAAGTGTCCCTTATTGACTTTGGGGAGGAGTTCTCTCCATCCACACCCTCCCCCTCCCCCGTGGTTGAAACTCAGATCCCCTCCTTGGCAAAATTGGCTTTGGATGCAGAAAACATCATGGACCGGACTCCTCCTCAGAGCCCCTCTAGATCATTGCCCCGCCCCCTTCATCCCACACCAATAGTGGACTGGGATGCACGACCACTACCCCCGCCTCCGGCCTACGATGATGTAGCCCAAGACGAGGACGATATGGAG GTGAGCTCCATTAACAGCTCAGAGCAACAGCATGAAGAGGAGCACAATGATGTCCAGACCTCAGATGAGACCAAAGATGCTTTCTCCTGTGAACAGAAGGTGCAGATAGCAGCTTTTGTCTCCCGAGCTTCTGACAGACCAGGCCTGGAGGACAACCTCTTTCTACCCAGCAAGCAGAGCCAGGGTCTGTCGACATCCTTCTCCCAGTCCATAGAAATCTTCCAAGAACTCCAGCAGGAGTGCATGAGGAGGCTCAACGTGCCGGCGGCAGTCGCTGCTCGGTCAAGCTCCCCGTCCCAGACCTGGGCTTCATCTCCCCAAACTCCTCAGACCCAGGAGGGAGACCAGCAGATTGTCCTCTCCTCCAATGAGGACAAACCCCAAATACCTCCACGCGTTCCTATCCCCCCTCGCCCGATAAAAAGGGGCGACTACACATCTGCCCGCTGGTCAAGggatctctctctgtccccgACACCAGCAGACAATACAGAGGACATTTCAGCTTCAGATCAGAACCGGCCACCTCAGATCCCTCCTAGGGACCCTTTGTCCCAGTCGGGCTCCAGGACTCCTAGTCCCATGGGCCTGTTAGTGGGTTCCCCCCAGCAGAGAGTTTACTCTGTCAGTCCCACTGCCATGCAGGTTCCTCCTATATCCTGCCCTCCCCAACACACCTATGGCTCCTAcctctccacctctccaggTAAATTCATGCCTACCACACACAGCTTTGCCTCAGATCCAAAATATGCTGCGCCCAAAGTGATCCAGTCACAGGGGAAGGACTCCACCAGTAAAGGCCCGTGCATTCTTCCCATTGTACGCGATGGACGTAAAGTTAGTAACACCCACTATTACCTCCTGCCGGAGAGGCCGCCATACCTTGACCGATACGACCGCTTTTTCAGGGAGGCAGAGAGTCTTCCTGTCAGTGTTCTGGAAGAGAGACATGTACGGCAAGCTAACACTGCCACTGTCAGACCCATGGTGGTCAACAGTCCGACCGTCCAGGGACATGCCCAGGGACAGGGTTTCGTTCAGCCGGGTGAGCTGAAAGCTAATTTCTCGTCCAACAATAACAGCAGTCTGGGTGGACCACGGTCAGGGATGAGGACATCACTTAGCCTCCCTCGCGTCTGTTCAGACGGGTTGACAGCACCAGTGGTCACTGCCTCCTGTACCaggacagatggaggaggaaacTCAGCTGACAAGGTCAAAATG GTGCAGGAGGCAGTTCACGGTGTGACGATGGAGGAGTGCCAAGCTGCCCTCCAGAAGCACAACTGGAACATCCAGAAAGCTGTGCATTACCTGAAG GTGGAGCAGTTGTTCTGTTTGGGTCTGAGGAGCAGGCTGGAGTGTCTAAAGCTGCTGGAGATGTGTGACTGGAACCTGGAGGTGGCCAGCACTCAGATGTTAGATAACTATGGATCCACAAGGCAGAG